DNA sequence from the Candidatus Kaistella beijingensis genome:
AATTGATAATTCCACCGGGAGCAACGTTTCCGTAAAGCATTGCATTTGCGCCTTTCAGTACTTCTACTCTTTCCAGAGAAGAAACTTCAGGGAAAATTCCGCTGTTTACCCTCGCTCCGTTTTTAAAAATATTTTCGTTTCCGAAAGTGAAACCACGTCCACCAAAACTGTCTTGTGAACCGCCTCTTGAAGAAGTTATATAAATTCCGTTTACATTTTTAATAACATCGCTCAACTGTTTAGACTGTTGTTGTTCTATAATTTCGTGAGCAACAATAGAAATTGGTTGTGGATTTTCGATAGAGGAAATCATAGATTTTGAAGAAGAGATTCTCGCCTGATTTGGATTTCCCGTTTTATGCATCTGAATATCTTCGATATCCTGAACTCGTAAAGTGTCGTTTTCCGCTTTGTAAATCATTTGCGCATTTGCAGAAACTGCCATTACAAGCATTCCAAGCGTAAAAATTGGCTTCTTCATTTTCGATTTCTTATTTAGAATGAATTAAAATAACGCTGCAAATGTAGAAAAGGAATTTTTTCTGACAAAATTTATTTTGAATTATTCTAAATAAAAATTAAAACGAATGTTTAATTCTTTGGAAATGAGGAGATTTTAGAAAAACTGACTTTTATCATTATTTAGTTTTCACCGCAAAGAAGCCCGCAATAATAAATAAAACACTGATTAAAATGTAGGAAATTCCGTTCGGAGCAGTTGCCGTTCCTATCAAAACAATCGCAACTCCGAGAATCGCAATTGCGACCATTGCGGTTTTTAGAAATTTATTTCCTTTAAAAATATTCTTCTTTAAAAGTCCGATTAAACCAACGAAAAGCGCTCCATTCACCATATAAATAAAAGCAATCGGAATGGCTGAAACATCATATCCTATATCAGTAAAGTAAGGATTCGTGTTGGTGAAATAATAAATTAGCAGGTAAAATAAAATCACAACATAAGCAAAAATCGCACTATTAATGGGCATTTTTGTCTTCTCGTCAACTTTTCCCAAATTGAAAAACTTCTTGGAATTATCGAGATTATAAAACTGAAATGGAACACGAATAGTCGCTAAAAGAAGTCCGTTGGAAGTTCCCAAAACTGAAATGATGATGAACAATTGCATGAAAATCGCGCCCGAATTCGAAGCCATTTTTCTAGAAAATTCTGTGATATAAGTGTCTTTCAATTTCAAAACCTCATCACTTCCCATTCCCAAAACAATTCCGCAATAGTATAAAACGTAAACCACTAAAACCGTAATCGTTCCAATAACCAAAGCTTTTGGAAGGTTTTTGGTAGAATTTTTTACCTCGCCAGAAATTTGCGTCGCAATGTACCATCCGTCAAAAGCAAACGCAATCGGGACAAAACTCGCCGCAACCAATTGCCAGAAACTTTGGCTTTCTTTGAGATGATTAACTGCGTAAGAAAATGTTCTTTGTTCTTCTACATTTCCTTTCAGCAAAAGAATTATTCCTAAAGATGAAATTAAAATCAATGGAATCAGTTTTAAAGTTGCCGTCATTTGCTGAAAAATTCCACTTGATTTCGGACGGTATATATTTAAAGCCAAAAAAATCAACGAGTTGACCAATCCAATCAAAGTGAAATGCAAAAATGTCGGCTTAAAATTGACAAATTCCGCAATTAAATGCGCAATGTAAATCCCCGAAACCGTAAACAAAACCGCTGTGAGCAAAGGATAAAACAAACTCAAATATATCCAGCCCACAAACGCCGCTGCTTTTTTCCCGAAACGGTATTCCACGTAACTTATTATTCCGCCGTCTTTTGGCAATACTTCCGCATAATTTGCCATCGAAACCGCTGCAAAAACTACGCTGATTCCTACAATTAAAAATCCCAAAAGTCCAGCAAAATTATTTCCCTGCGTTGCAGAAAGTACGTCATCGACTTTGAAGAAAATTCCGGAACCGATGACTTGTCCGATGACCATTGCGATGGCGGTGAAAAGTCCGTATTTGGCTTCAAGTTTTTGTTCTGTCATATTTAATGAGCAATGTGTAGTTAGTAAGGAGCAATTTAAAGTATAAAATCTGAAATCTAATCTTGCAGTTCCAGCCAACGCATTTCCATCTCTTCCAATTTTTCGGAAATGGTTTCTAAATCTTTGGACAATACAGAAATCTTTTCGTAATCGGCTTCGTTGTTGAGCTTTTCAAGAATATCGTTTCTTTTCCTTTCTAATTCGGGCATTTCTTTTTCGATGGATTCGAGTTCGCGTTGTTCTTTGAAGGATAATTTTCTGGCTGGAAGCTGGGAGCTGGATGCTGGAAGTTTAGCTTCCGCTTCCTTAAAATTCTCGATTTTTTGATTGAGATGATCTGACTTCCATCTTCCCTCTTCCATCTTTCGGCTTTCTCTGTACTCTGAAAAATTCCCGACAAAATCTTTGATTTTTCCGTCGCCTTCAAACGCCAAAACGTGATCTACAATTCGATCCATGAAATATCGGTCGTGCGAAACGATGATCAAACAACCTTGAAAATTTTGCAGGAAATTCTCTAAAACAGTCAAAGTCGGCAAATCCAAATCGTTTGTCGGTTCATCGAAAATCAAAAAATTTGGATTTTGATACAACACATACATCAAATGCAATCGACGTTTTTCACCACCCGAAAGTTTGGAAATCGGTGAATATTGCGTTTGGTCATCAAACAAAAACAACCTCAAAAACTGCGATGCAGAAATGGTTCTTCCATTCGCCAAAGGAAAATTCTCGCCAATTTCTTTGATAAAATCAATGACTCTTTCGTTTTCATTGTAATTTAGACCCTTTTGAGAAAAATACCCAAATTTTATGGTTTCACCTGTTTCAATTTCGCCTTTGTCATAAGGTTCCAAACCCTGAATAATATTAAGCAAAGTTGATTTTCCTGCTCCATTTTTCCCGACGATTCCTACTTTTTCTCCACGTTGAAATTGGTAGGAAAAATCTTTCAGCAAAACTTTTTCACCAAATTTTTTATCGATATTCTTCAGTTCAAGAATCTTTTTCCCCAAACGTTTCATTTCGAAATCGAGTTCCAAACCTTGTTTTCTTGTATCGGTTTTTGCTGTTTTTTCGGTTTCGTAAAACGCGTCGATTCTTGATTTTGATTTGGTGGTTCTCGCTTTTGGTTGTCGCCGCATCCATTCCAATTCTTTTCGGTAAAGATTGTTGGCTTTGTCGATGGTCGAGTTCAAGTTATCTTCACGAATCATTTTATTTTCGAGGTAAGTCGCGTAACTTCCGTTGTGAACATAAAGATTAAAGTCTTCCATTTCCCAAATCGTGTCGCAAACCGCATCCAAAAAATATCTATCGTGTGTCACGAGAAGCAAGGTAACCATTGCTTTCGACAAATAATTTTCAAGCCATTCCACCATATCCACATCGAGATGGTTCGTAGGTTCGTCCATGATTAAAAGCGTGTGACGATGTTCTGCACGGGTTTCCAAAAGGAGTTTCGCCAAAGCAACGCGTTTGATTTGTCCACCTGAAAGCGTTTTCATTTTTGCTTCCAAATCGGTGATTTTCAGTTGCGAAAGAATCTGCTTCATCTCATTTTCCAAATCCCATGCTTTGTGGATTTCCATTTCGGTCAGCGCTTTTTCCATATCGTTTGGATTTTCGGTATGAAGCGCATGATGGTAATTTTTTAAGGCCAGAATCGGCGCAGAATCGAGTGTCATCATGAATTCCTCCACATTCAATTCGCCTTCAAAATCAATTTCCTGGTCAAATAAAACGACTTGAATGTCTTTATTAATGGAAACCGTTCCCGAATCTGCGATTTCTTTTCCCATCAAAATCTTTAATAAAGTCGATTTTCCGGTACCATTTTTGGCGACAATCGCAATTTTATCGCCTTCGTTGATGTGGAAGGTGATGTCTTTAAAAAGAGTTTTAACTCCGTAAGATTTGGAAAGATTTTCTGCGGAAACGTAATTCATTCTTTTGTTGGATGATGGATGTTTGGTGTTGGGTGTTTAGCGTTTGCGAAAATACGGAAATCATTTTTGAATCGTGGAATGATTCGAATGATTTAATCCAAAGTCATCCTTTTCAGACTCCACAAACTGCCGTTGTAAATATCCACATCCACTTTGGTATTGATTCCGTAAACGATACCGTTTTCGGTGAACTGCCAAAAATCCCAATCGTCGTTTGGTGAAGGTTGCGAAACATCGTTGTAATTGGCGAGCCAAAGCGGATAATCATCAAAATGACCTTTCAAAAAGTCTTTGTAATAATGATAATAGGTGTAGATAATCGGTTTTTCGCCGTAAGTTTCCTCCACAATTCTGCACCAAATTTTTAAATCTTCGATCAACTTTTCATTCGATTTACGGCGTGGAATTTTTTCGATGTCTAAAATCGGCGGCAAATCTCCACTTTCCAATTTTACGTTGGCCAAGAAATTATTAGCCTGCATTACAGGATCTTCATCGGCTCGGTAAAAATGATAGGCACCACGAATAAGGTTGTGTTTTTTTGCCAATTTCCAAAACTCGTCGAAATGTTTGTCGGTAGATTTATTGCCCATCGTTCCACGTAATACCACAAATTTTATGGGGATTGAACGGTTTCCAATGCTTAAGCTATCCCATTCAATATCTTCCCTCCTTTGGTAATGCGACATATCGATTCCGAAAGTTTTGTCGGCATAATCTCCAATAATTCGGTTGATTCTCTTTTCTTCAAATTCAGAGTTGGAAAGTTTTTTATGCTCAAACTTGTTGAAATACATCGCATAATAAAACTGAATTTTTTCTTTCAAGTAAAAACCCGTTCCAAGTAAAGCCACCGCCAAAATGAGCAACAGAATTTCCCGACGCAAAAGCCAATGTTTCTTGCGGTTTTTGTGGATTTTTCGGGTGGTTTTTCTTTTTACGGTGCGTTTTGCCATGGGTTTGCAAAAATAGAATTTTACTTTCTATTTTTAAACTTAAAATATAATCCGCCAAACCGCTATTTATTTTTAAGTTTTGGCGGATTATGATTTTTTGGGAAAGAAAAATCTGCAAAACTTTTGCAGATTTTTAATATTGAATTCTGAATTTTAAATCTCGAATTTTCTACGCACCATACGGAATCCAAATATTCTTAATTTCTGTGGCGTGTCTTAAAAATTCCTGACCTTCACCATGGGAAACATCGAGCCAATTTCTGTATTTTCCGAAATTTACCCAAGAACGTTTCATGGAATCGGTGGAAAGCGATTCGATATCCCTGCTTCCTTCTTTCGTTCCGAAATACCAAATTCCATCGATGTTGTAATGTTTTGCCAATTCTTTTGCGAGTTCCTCTTTGTGTCCGGTCACGATATTTACCGTTCCGGCAGGAACATCGGAAGTCTCTAAAATCTGGTAGAAATCGGTCGCTGAAAACGGATGTTTTTCGGAAGGAACCACCACCACGTTATTTCCCATGGAAATTGCAGGAATCACCGTCGAAATAAAGCCCAAAAGCGGATTTTCGTCGGGACAGATAATCGCCATCACGCCCACTGGTTCAGGCATTGCCAAAGTCACCATTCTTTGAACTGTAGAATGAGCGGCGCCATCGTATTTGTCAGCAAACGCGGCATAAGTGTAAATTCTTTCGATAGATTTTTCTACCTCCTCTTTTGCGGATTCTAAACTTTGGTTGGTCATTTCCACAATTCTTTCTGCAAATTCTTCGGCACGAATTGATAAATTTTCTGCGATATAATAAAGAACTTGCGCTCTTCCGTGACCGGTCATTCCGCTCCACGATTTGTCGGCGTGCGCTGCTTCTACGGCGTTTCGGAGATCTTTCCTATTTCCTTCGGAAACTTCGCCGATGTATTCACCGAACGCATTTTTGATTTCCATGCTGTAACCTCCATCGGGACGCACCTGTTTTCCGCCGATGTACATTTTCGTGGTTCGGTCGATATTGGCAAGTATTGATTTTTGGTGGACAAGTCCCGACTTTTCCTTACTTTGCTTTTCAACTTTCGGAAGAATCGGTTTTGAAGCGAACTCGTCTTCAATTCTCGGTTTCATGTATTCGTAAAGTCCTTCTTTTCCGCCTTCTCTACCGAAACCTGATTCTCTGTACCCACCGAAACCCGCATTCGCATCAAACTGATTCGTACAGTTAATCCAAACTGCGCCTGCTTTGATTTTCGGAGCGACATCTAAAGCGAGGTTGATGTTTTCCGTCCAAATACTTGCAGCCAAACCGTATCTCGTGTTGTTCGCCAAAGCAACCGCCTCATTGTGCGAACGGAAAGTCATCGCCACCAAAACTGGCCCGAAAATTTCTTCCTGCGCAATCACGGAACTTGTCGGAACGTCGGTGAACAAAGTCGGTGGGAAAAACCAACCATTTTTTGGTACTCCGTTTTTTGGTTGATAGATTTTGCAACCTTCTTCAACGCCAAGTTTTACCAATTCCTCGATGGTTTTCAACTGAACTTTATCCACGATTGCGCCCATATCGACTGCCTTATCCAAAGGATCGCCGATTCGGAGCGTTTCCATTCTTTTCTTTAATTTTTTGTAGAATTTTTCGGCAATACTTTCCTGAACTAAAAGTCGGGAACCTGCACAGCAAACCTGACCTTGATTGAACCAAATCGCATCAACAATTCCTTCCACCGCAGAATCCAAATCCGCATCTTCAAAAACGATGAATGGTGATTTTCCGCCCAATTCAAGGGAAATCTTCTTTCCGCTTCCCGCAATTTCTGTTCTTAATATTTTCCCCACTTTCGTGGAACCAGTGAATGCTACTTTTTGAATGTCTTTATGATTTACCAAAGCGGTTCCTGCAACGGTTCCTTTTCCTGTAACTACATTTACCACACCTTTTGGAAGTCCAATTTTTTCACAGATTTCTCCAAAAAGAAGTGCGGTTAAAGAAGTGTATTCCGCAGGTTTTAAAACGATGGTGTTTCCCATTGCCAAAGCTGGAGCGACTTTCCAGGCCAACATCATTAATGGAAAATTCCACGGAATGATTTGTCCGATAACTCCAACTTCTTTGTAATCTTTGAATTCGGTATCCATCAATTTTGCCCAACCTGCGTGACTGTAAAAATGTCTCGCCACAATTGGAATGTCGATATCACGGGTTTCACGGATGGGTTTTCCGTTGTCCAAAGTTTCCAAAACTGCAAAAAGTCTAGAATTTTTTTGAATTTGTCTTGCCAAAGCGTACAAATATTTCGCTCTCTCGAAACCGCCGATTTTCACCCATTCCGGAAGTGCTTTGTTAGCCGCTTTTACTGCATTGTCCACATCTTTTTCGTCAGCTTCTGCAATTTTTGCCAAAAATTCTTTGTTGGAAGGATTGGTGGAGTCGATGTATTTCTTTGAATTTGGTTTTACCCATTCTCCGCCAATAAAAAGGTCGAAACTTCTCTTGTGATTTTCTAAAAATTCCACAGCGGGTGCTGCAGTTTCAGGAGCGGGACCGTAAACCATAGAGTCGTATATTTCTTTGATTTCCATCACGATATAATTGATAAATGATGATTGATAAATGATTTAGTAATAATGTAACAATTTGAAAATGTAGCAATTTGAAAATTTGAAAATAAAACCCTGCATCACACCCATTCACCAACTCACCCAAAAAAAATCTCAAACTCTCAAAACCTCAAACTCCTTTTATGCCATCGGATGACGGAAATTCGCACTGTATCTTCCAGTTACGTAATGTTCGAGTTGTCTTTCGATATCTCCTAAAAGTGAACTTGCACCGAAACGGAATAAGTCTGGATTTAACCATTCGTTTCCGAGTTCTTCTTTAATTAGGATTAAATAGTCGAGTGCCTGTTTTGCTTTTTGGATTCCACCTGCAGGTTTATAGCCGACCTTTACTCCTGTCAATTCGTAATATTCTCGGATGCAGCGAATCATGACTAAACTTACCGCCAAAGTGGCATTCACCGATTCTTTTCCGGTGGAAGTTTTGATGAAATCGGAACCCGCCATCATGGCGACCCAACTTGCTTTTGCCACTTTCGTGTACGTTGGAATTTCTCCTGTTGCGAGAATGGTTTTCATATGTGCATCTCCACAAGCTTGTCTGCAAAGTTTAATTTCTTCATACAGTTCTTTCCACTTTGATTCGAGAACCAAATCTCTGGAAATCACAATGTCGATTTCTTTTGCTCCTGCCGCGACAGATTTTTTAATTTCCGTAATTTTCTCTTCCAAAGAAATCTTTCCAGCTGGAAAACCAGTGGAAACCGCTGCAATTGGAATATTAGTTCCTTTTAAAGCTTCTTTTGCGTAGGGAATTAAGTTGTGATAAACGCAAACTGCTCCAGTTGTTAAATTTGCGTCCTGCATTCCAAGTTTTTGTAAAATATCCTCACGAACAGGATGTTTTGCTTTTTCGCAAAGACGGAGAACATTTCCGCGCGTGTCGTCGCCTGCAAGTGTCGTCAAATCAATCATAGAGATTGCTTTCAATAACCATGCTGCCTGGAATTCCTTTTTCACGCTTCTTCTACCTGTCAAAGTTCCAACGCGTCTTTCAATCGCACTTCGGTTGATGTTGATGGCGTCAAAATATTTGGTATTGAAAGGTAAACCTTCGTTTCTTTCTTCGGTATGATTTTGATTCACTTTTTTATGATTTTTTTCCAAAACTTTTTCCATAAACGAATAAATTTAATCAGAAAATTTCTATTAAAATTAAGGATTGTAAAATTAACCAATTCTTGGCAATTAAGGAATTGTTTTTAAGAATTATTAGTTTTAACATATAGTCCAAAAAAAAGAATAGACATCATCTTCTTCGACAATGTCTTTTCACTTTTACTTTTCAAAACAGCATTAAACTTTCAATTGTCTGTTGATGCTTTGTTCCAGTGAAATAAATGTTTCTGTTCTTGTTACGCCTTTTAGTTTTTGTAGTTTATTAAGAATTTCCATTAAATGGTCATTATCTCTACATAAAACTTTTAAAAATATGGTATAATTTCCCGTGGTGTAATGTGCTTCAACCACTTCATTCACATCCTTCAACGCTTTAATTGCATCATGATAATGACTGGGTTGATCTAAAAAAACACCGATGTAGGAAACTACTTTAAAACCAATTTTTCTTGGATTTAAAAAGGAAATTGAATTTTCGATAACTCCTGCAGATTCTAATTTTTTAATCCTTTGGTGAACCGCCGTTGTAGAAATCCCTACGTTTTTTGAAATGTGTGCCAATGAAGTTTTTGCATTATCCATCAACATATAAATGATTTCTTTATCTACGGAATCTAGATGATAACCCGTATTTGCTGCATTTTTCATTTTCTAATTTTTTACTTTTTTTTCTTTTTTCTTTAATTGTTGCGCTTGATAAATTCTGTCAATACCGGAAAATGGTCGCTGTATCCTCCCAAATATCGAGTTCCAGCATAAGTTCTGAATGGTCTTCCTGAAAATTTCCTATTCCAAGTACTCAATTTTTCGGAATTAAAAACTTTTGCATCTTTAAATGAAAATGGAAAATTTGAATCATAAAATTCATCAGATAAAATAATTTGGTCAAAAAGTAAGCCATCTTTAAAATGGAACGTTGAAAATATTCTGTTATTATATAAATCGACGTATGGATTTGTTAAGATTTTATTAAAATTTTCATCATAAAGCAAATTCTTTAAATTTTCATCATCAGGATTTTCATTAAAATCACCTAAAATAATGACCGCTTCATTTTCTGATTTTAGTTTCAAAACTTTTTCCTTGATGTCCTTTAAGATATAATCGCGTTTTGGTTTGTTAACGTCACGTTCTCTTTTGGAAGGGAGGTGAACCACAAAAAGGTTGATCATTTCGCCAGAATATTTCACTTTACAAAATAAGATATCTCTTGTTGTATCATAATTCGCTGGATCTTCATCATCAATCTCGAAAAAATAAGTGATGGGTTCGGAAGAAATGACTTCAATTTTAGATTTGTCATAAAGCAGTGCAACATCCACCCCTCTTTCATCCATGGAATCATAATGTATCACGCCATAATTTGAGTTGAACGGATCCATTTTTACCAATTCGTCCAAAGGTTTTTGGCCTTGAATTTCGGACAGACCAATCAACATCGGCAATGCATTTTCCGATTCTTTGATCAGTTGAAAAACATGTGAAATTTTGAAGAGTTTATTATTGTACCTTTTCTCGTCCCAATTTCTTAACCCAGAAACTGTTGGATCTAGTTTGTGAACAGGAGGTGGGTCTGGAAGAAAAAGGTTTTCTACGTTGTAGAAAGCAATCAGCTCTTTGGAATCGTTGTTTGTCATTAATGAGTTTTTGTCTCCTTCATTTTTTTGGATTGTAAATTTAATAAAAATAATTGGTTATGTTTAAATTTACTCCAACAAGTCTGGTCTTTTTTTTTGGGTAATTCTCACTGCTTCATCATGACGCCAATCTTCAATCTTTTTGAAATTACCACTCAACAAAACTTCGGGAACTTTCAAACCTTTGTATTCATCGGGTCTTGTGTAAATGGGTGGTGAAAGTAAATCATCCTGAAAACTGTCGGTCAAAGCCGATTGTTCATCATTTAAAACACCTGGTAAAAGTCTTATCACCGAATCTGCCAAAACACAGGCAGCCAATTCACCGCCGGTTAAAACATAGTCGCCTATGGAAATTTCTTTAGTAATATGTAAATCGCGAACTCTCTGATCGATTCCCTTATAATGACCGCAAAGAAAAATCAGATTATTTTTAATGGAAAGCGTATTAACAATTTTTTGGTTAAGCGTTTCTCCGTCGGGAGTTAGGTAAATTACCTCATCATAATCTCTTTGCGATTTCAGTTGAGAAATACAGTTGTCCAAAGGTTCAATCATCATCACCATTCCAGCTCCACCTCCGTAAGGTTCGTCGTCGATTTGGCGGTATTTTCCCAAACCAAAATCTCTTAACTGATGAAAGTGAATTTCCGCTAAACCTTTATCCATCGCTCTTTTCAGAATTGATGCTTTGAACGGACTTTCCATCAATTCGGGTAAAACGCTTATAATATCTATTCTCATTGTTCGGTTCGGTTCTTTTTAGTTGGGATGATAATCAATCTCAAGGAGGAATCTTTGTTGAAGTAACTCCACATCCAATTGAAGAAAATGGCAAGTTTGTTTCGTACACTTAAAATCAGCATCAAATGCAGAAACATCCAGAAATACCATGCAAAAGTTCCCTGAAATCTAAACTTCGGCAAATCGACAACCGCTTTGTGTTTTCCGATGGTTGCCATACTTCCTCTGTCTTCGTATTCATATTCCACCCAATCTTTTTCAGATTTTTTCAGAAGGTTTTTTGCTAAATTTTTTCCCTGATTGATGGCAACATTGGCAACTTGCGGATGACCTTGAGGATATTTCGGAGTTTCCATGTAAGAAATATCGCCTATTGCAAAAATATTTTTATAACCCAAAACTTTACTGAAACGGTCGGTTTTGTAGCGATTTCTCACCATTATTTCTGGATTCAAACCTGCGATGACATTTCCGGTAACTCCTGCTGCCCAAATCACGTTGTTGGATGGTATTTCCTTCCCACTTTTCATCATCACTTTGTCTCCGTCATAACCTGTAACGAATTCATCGCTCATAAAATGAACTCCCAATTCCTTCAGATATTTTTCAGACATTTTCTGCGATTCCGGACTCATCACGCTTAAAGGTTTTTCTGTAGAACTGATGAGAATGATTTTCAAATCATCAAAATTCATATGCGGATAATCGCGGGGAAGAATGTCCTTTTTCATCTCCGCAAAAGCTCCAGCCAATTCTACTCCGGTTGGCCCGCTTCCTACAATAACGATGTTCCAATTGCCGTCATCACTGCGTTTTCTTTCAATAATTAATTTCTCGAAAGTCAATAAAACATGGTTTCTAATGGCGATTGCTTCCTGTGTATTTTTCATCCCAAAGGTGAGAGTTTCCATTTTATCATTTCCGAAAAAATTGGTTTTACAACCTGTCGCAATTATTAATTTATCGTAACTGAATTCTGTTGCGTCGGTTGAAGTGATGATTTTATTTTCCTCGGGAAGAATTTTGAGAACTTCTGTCATTCGATACCGGATGTTCCTAGAATTCTGAAAAATTTTACGAAAAGGAAAGGAAATATTAGAAGGCTCGATCCTTCCACTTGCCACCTGATAAAACAACGGCTGAAACATGTGGTGATTTACCTTGTCGATGATTATAATTTTCTTGTTTTTGTTGTTGAGTTTCTTGGCAAGTTGAAGCCCTGCAAAACCGCCACCAATAATCACAATTTTCTCCCTTGTTTCCATAGGAACAAAAATACTGAAATTTTTATAGTTGATTTTGTTTAAAGCATGCGAAAAAAAAACCCTGAAAAATTTTCAGGGAATTGAGTTATTGTTTAACGATTTGGGTAACTTTTTGAGTATTGTCACTTAATGTATATTTCATCAAGTATTTTCCGGGTCTCAAGCGATCCAAACGGATTTCGCCCGAGTTCATATTTACAGCGTACTGAGCAACTTCCATCCCTAAAATAGAATAAAAAGTAACCGACTTTATTTTTAATGAAGCATCTTTTGACTTCACAATAATAAAATCTTTGGCTGGATTTGGGTACGCAACCATCACTCCGTCATCAGATTTTTGAGAAGTTGCCATCGGTTCTCTTTGAACAGATTGAGCGGAAACTTTTTCCGAAAAAACTGTTAAACTGCCGATAAATATTATAGAAAAGAATAATTTTTTCACCGATAATAACTTTTTATTTAGAAATATCCTTACAAAAGTAAGAATTTCAAATTAATATGCAATAGCTTTTTAATAAAACTATAATTAAATTTGCACAAGTTATCTCAAATACCATTCCAAAATGATTATCTATTCAAGAAACCGAAGACTACGCACCAATGCCTCTATTAGAAGTCTAGTTCAGGAAACCGTTTTAACCACCAACGATTTCGTAATGCCGATGTTTGTGATGGAGGGGAAAAATAATCAGGAAGCAATTCCATCGATGCCGGGAATTTACCGCAGAACTTTGGATCTTACGGTGAAAGAATGTCAGGAATTGTATTCACTTGGAGTAAAAGCGGTCAATCTGTACATGAAAGTTTCTGAAAATTTGAAAGACAACAAAGGAACTGAAGCGTGGAACAAAAACGGATTGATGCAAAACACGATTAAAGCTATTAAAGACGCAGTTCCGGAAATGGTTGTAATGCCCGATGTTGCACTCGATCCCTACTCGATTTACGGTCACGACGGAATAATCACCAACGGAAAAATTGACAACGACGCCACCAACGAAGCTTTGGTAAAAATGTCGGTTTCTCACGCAGAAGCAGGTGCAGATATCGTTGCACCAAGTGACATGATGGACGGAAGAGTTGCCGCGATTCGTACGGGATTGGAAGAAAGTGGTTTTACTGATGTTGGAATTTTGAGTTATGCCGCAAAATATGCGAGTTCATTTTACGGACCTTTCAGAAGTGCCTTGGATTCTGCGCCGAAAGAAAATGTAGAAATTCCGAAAGACAAAAAAACCTATCAAATGGATTTTCACAATTCCCGTGAAGCGATTGACGAAGTGTTGAAAGACGTTGCAGAAGGAGCCGATATCATCATGATTAAACCAGGAATGCCTTATTTGGACATCGTTTCCAAAGTTCGCGAAACCATCGATTTGCCGATTGCAGTTTATAATGTAAGTGGTGAATACGCCATGTTAAAAGCCGCAGCAAAAAACGGATGGCTCGATAACGACAAAGCAATTATTGAAAGCTTGACTTGCATTAAAAGAGCAGGTGCGGATATGATTTTCACGTATGCGGCGAAAGAAGCAGCGATTCTTTTAAACCACTAATATTTTATGAAATTTTTTCGT
Encoded proteins:
- a CDS encoding NAD(P)/FAD-dependent oxidoreductase, which codes for METREKIVIIGGGFAGLQLAKKLNNKNKKIIIIDKVNHHMFQPLFYQVASGRIEPSNISFPFRKIFQNSRNIRYRMTEVLKILPEENKIITSTDATEFSYDKLIIATGCKTNFFGNDKMETLTFGMKNTQEAIAIRNHVLLTFEKLIIERKRSDDGNWNIVIVGSGPTGVELAGAFAEMKKDILPRDYPHMNFDDLKIILISSTEKPLSVMSPESQKMSEKYLKELGVHFMSDEFVTGYDGDKVMMKSGKEIPSNNVIWAAGVTGNVIAGLNPEIMVRNRYKTDRFSKVLGYKNIFAIGDISYMETPKYPQGHPQVANVAINQGKNLAKNLLKKSEKDWVEYEYEDRGSMATIGKHKAVVDLPKFRFQGTFAWYFWMFLHLMLILSVRNKLAIFFNWMWSYFNKDSSLRLIIIPTKKNRTEQ
- the hemB gene encoding porphobilinogen synthase, whose amino-acid sequence is MIIYSRNRRLRTNASIRSLVQETVLTTNDFVMPMFVMEGKNNQEAIPSMPGIYRRTLDLTVKECQELYSLGVKAVNLYMKVSENLKDNKGTEAWNKNGLMQNTIKAIKDAVPEMVVMPDVALDPYSIYGHDGIITNGKIDNDATNEALVKMSVSHAEAGADIVAPSDMMDGRVAAIRTGLEESGFTDVGILSYAAKYASSFYGPFRSALDSAPKENVEIPKDKKTYQMDFHNSREAIDEVLKDVAEGADIIMIKPGMPYLDIVSKVRETIDLPIAVYNVSGEYAMLKAAAKNGWLDNDKAIIESLTCIKRAGADMIFTYAAKEAAILLNH
- a CDS encoding T9SS type A sorting domain-containing protein, which gives rise to MKKLFFSIIFIGSLTVFSEKVSAQSVQREPMATSQKSDDGVMVAYPNPAKDFIIVKSKDASLKIKSVTFYSILGMEVAQYAVNMNSGEIRLDRLRPGKYLMKYTLSDNTQKVTQIVKQ